The following nucleotide sequence is from Mesobacillus jeotgali.
ACAGGGGCCTGCAGTGGTACGGCAGGAGCTTCCAATGTGCCCCCGGAAATACCCTCCATGCCTGTTGAAATTTCCGTAGGGTGGACAGCCTCTGGGGCAGGTGCTGTGAATCCACCAGTGTTATAAAGGTAAGAAACTGGCTTGATCATCCCCGCACTGCCAATTTGCAGTACAGAAGAATTAGTGATTCCATCAACCTTCAGAAGGTTTATGTTTATTGATTGTTGTATATAAAAATTCATTGTAATCACCCGCATTATACATTTAGATAATTTCCTTGATCGACGGCATCTGGGTCATACGTATTTGTAGAGCTCTGATTATTGTACACGGTCAGTCCATCTCCGGTATTGAATGAGCCAGCTCCAGAAAATGTTTTTGCATTGGATACCGGGCTTATTCTGTAAACATCTCCTATATGGAAAACGGAGCTGTTACCAAGGGAAATGACCTGAGCGACTCCAACGATTGCTGGCATTTGCAACACCCTTTAATAAGATTTCTTTATTATCCTATGTGCCCAGGAGCAGAATGTGATTAAAATGCCTATTAGGTGATAAAGACCCTTTTCACAAAAATCATGAACCTAGTGGTTAGCAGTAAAGTCTTAGGAAAAACGCATGTTATATAACAGTCAAAAAGTTATATAACAGGAAGAGTAATATGTTAATATATTTATATATTTAGAATTATAAAATTATTCTACAGGAGGCAGATTATGAACGTTCCATTGCTGTTAAACCAGTTTCTAGACCGGGCAGTAGCGCTTTATGGTAACAAGAAGGCCATTTTTTCTGAGGACAGGGCACATACATATAATGAATTGAATGAAAGAGTGAACAGGCTTTCTGATGGATTAAGAAAGCTGGGGGTGTGCAAAGGCGACCGGATTGCCTATCTTGCACCTAATTCAATTGAGATGCTTGAAGGTTTTTATGGTGTATTCCAGCTGGGCGGAGTCATGGTCCCATTGAACATTCGTCTGAAGCCGGATGATTATTTGTTCATCCTTAACCACAGTGAATCAAAGGTTTTGTTCGTGGACCAGGATTTATATCATTTGATCCAGCCAATCAAGGATCAGCTCGAAAGCGTTCAGCATATTATTGTCCACTACAAGGAAGATAGCCTGGATGAAATCAATTATGATGAGTGGCTTTCACAGCAATCTGCTGATACTTTCAGACGTGAAGAACTCGATGAAAATGATGTCTGCAGCCTACTGTATACAAGCGGGACGACCGGGAATCCAAAAGGAGTCATGCTCACTCACCGGAACAATTACATCCACGCATTGAGCACGATGCACCATTTACGCGTCAGCGATGAGGATGTTCTGCTGCATGTCCTGCCGATGTTCCATGTGAATGGCTGGGGATCGCCATTTTATTACACAGCGAATGGGGCTTCACAGGTATGTCTGCGAAAAACGACGCCTGAGACAATTTTTAACGCACTGGAAAAGCATAAAGTCAGTGTCATGCATATGGCTCCAACTGTGTTGAATGCGCTGCTGCAGTATTATGAAAAGAATGTCCCGACCATTGAACAGCAGGTACGAGTGGTCATTGCCGGGTCTGCACCGCCGCCGGCATTCGTAACCCGTGTGGAAAAGGAACTTGGCTGGGAATTCATCCAGGTGTATGGCATGACAGAATCATCTCCTTTAAGCACAATCTCAACCGTCAGGTCACATTTGAAGCAGCTTCCATTGAATGAACAATACCGAATGAAAGCAAAAGCAGGCGTATCCATGATTGGCAGCCAGGTAAAAGTCGTGAACGATCATGGAGATGAGGTTGCCCATGATGGCAAGGAAATTGGTGAGGTTATCACCCGAAGCAATGGAGTCATGAAAGGCTACTGGAAAAATGAAGAGGCGACGATGGAAACGATCCGTAATGGCTGGCTTCATACCGGAGACATGGCAACGGTCGATGAATACGGCAATATTGATATTGTCGACCGCAAGAAGGATGTTATCATCAGCGGCGGAGAAAATATTTCATCCATCGAAGTCGAGGGAGTACTCTATGATCATCCGTCGGTCCTTGAAGCGGCAGTCATTGCGGTTCCTCACGAAAAGTGGGGTGAGACTCCGCATGCCTATATTGTGCTTCGTGAAAATGAGCAGGTGACAGAGCAGGATCTCATTGCTTTTTCGAGAGAAAAACTTGCCCATTTCAAAGCAATTACAGGAGTGACTTTTGTAAAAGAACTGCCGAAAACAGCTTCCGGAAAAATCCAGAAGGTTCATTTGCGTAACGAATACTGGGAAGCGAATGGCAAGACTGGCAGATTTGTAAATTAATAGTTCTGGGGACTGCCTGGTGTCGGCGTCCCTTTTTCTTTTATCCTGATTCCGGTTACCTTTGGCATGTTGGTTTATTGTGTGATATACATAGATTAGATGTTAACTATTGGATGGAAAGAGGGGGAAAATGGAGATTAACGGACAGGTATCCGGAAATAGGGTTATTTCAATTGACCGGATGCGGGGCTTTTCATTATTGGGGATTTTTCTCATAAATATGATTTCATTCCATTCGCCATATTTTTATATCGAACCGGAGACATGGTGGGGTGGAACTGAAAACTTATTTGCATACCGGTTCATTGATTTATTTATCCAGGCAAGCTTTTACCCGCTGTTTTCGATGCTGTTCGGATATGGTCTGGTTATTTTAAGAGAACGCAGTCTTGAAAAAGGGTTAAGCTTCAATCCTCTTGTTTTAAGGAGGCTCTCGATCCTGTTGTTGATTGGGGTCATCCATGCATTCTTGATCTGGCCAGGTGATATTCTCATAACATATGCAGTCTGCGGTTTTGTTTTCCTGCTGTTTATTGGCTGGAGTGCGAAGAGGCTTTTTATTGCCGGATTGGGTTTATACATAGTTCCAAACGTCCTCCTGTTGTTGATGCTCGGTGCAGCCTCAGCCATTGACGGCGGAGAGGGATTTTCGATGTATGACGCACAAGCTGCAGAGCAGTCGATCACCATCTATCAAACGGGCAGCTTTGCAGAAGTGACACATCATAGAATAACTGAATGGTATCAAAATAATAACCTGGTGGGATTGTTTCTATATTTGATCACAATCCTTCCTTTATTCATGATAGGAGCTGGAGCAGCAAAACTAAAATTATTTGAGAATGTACGGGATAAAAGGAGGAAGCTTGCAGCCGCTGCGGCTGTACTCGCAGCCCTTGGCCTGTTGATAAAAGCAATTCCGTACCTGTATGGCAAAACAATGATGACGGATTATATGCAGGATGTTTTTGGCGGTGCAATGCTAGCAATGGCTTATTCATTAATTATTGCGCTGGTTTCTGAGCTGAAACAATTTGACAGGTTCTTCTACCCGATGGAGGCTGCCGGCAGGCTTTCAATCAGCAATTATCTATTCCAGTCCATCGTTTCGACAATGATTTTTTATAGTTATGGACTAGGGTACTATGGGGAAGTGTCCATTTTCTCTGGTTCAATACTGGCACTGATTATTTACATATTACAATTGGCATATAGCAGCTGGTGGGTCAAAAGGTTTTACTATGGTCCGGTGGAATGGCTATGGCGGAACGGCACGTACCTGAAGAAACAGCCTTTTAAAAAGGGTAGGGCCTGATGGAGAAAATCATCATCATCGGCTGCGGAGGTGCAGGGAAATCTACACTTGCCCGAAAGCTGGGGCAAGTCCTCAACATTAAGGTTTATCATCTTGATGCAATATACTGGAAACCAGGATGGGTCATGACAGAAAAAGATGAGTGGAAATCACTCATCAAGCACATGATTGAAAAAGAATCCTGGATCCTTGACGGTAATTATGGCAGCACGATGGACTTAAGGGCAAGTGCAGCTGACACCATCATCTTCCTTGATTACTCAGCTACAAGATGCCTGTATGGTGTTTTCAAAAGAAGAATCATGTACCACGGCAGGACAAGGCCGGATATGAATGAAGGCTGTCCGGAGAGACTTGATTGGGATTTTATCAAATGGGTGGCTCAATACAAGCGCAAAAAAGTGCCTGGCATTATGGCGAAATTAGAAGAATTCAAGTATCAGGGTAAAGAGATTTACCATTTAACAAATCCTCGTGAAACAGAAGCATTCCTGGAGGGTTTAATCAATAAAGGGAGGATAATCTAATGAAATTTGTTACTTTTAAAAATGAATCGGGTCAATCTATCGGGGTAGTCAATGCAGAAGGGAGTCATCTCCTTCCGCTTGCGGATGCCTATGAAAAAATGGGCGGTAAATCAGCTCTCCCATCTGACATGATTGAAGCCATTACACAGGGCGAAATTTTTTATCAAGAAGCAGAAAAAATTGTTCATTGGGTAAGCGAAAACAATCTGGACAGCGAACTATACATCCCGTTAGAGTCAGTGGAACTGCTCGCACCGATACCACGCCCGGCCAAAAATATTTTCTGTGTTGGCAAAAATTACGCAGAGCATGCAATTGAAATGGGAAGCAAGGATGATATTCCCGAGCATATCATGGTATTCACGAAGGCACCAACAACTGTCATTGCCCACGATCAGACTATCCTTGCGCATAGCGAATTGACCGAGCAATTGGACTATGAAGGTGAGCTGGCAGTCGTCATTGGCAAAAAAGGGATGGGGGTCAAAAGGGAAGAGGCATTGGATTATGTATTTGGCTATACAGTCCTGAATGATGTGACTGCCCGTGACCTCCAGGCAAAGCATAAGCAGTTTTTCATCGGAAAAAGCCTTGATACTACATGCCCGATGGGACCCTGGATTGTCCATAAATCCGCAATCGCAAATCCGAACAATCTGGATATAAAAACAGCAGTAAATGGAGAAGTTCGGCAGGATTCAAATACGGAAAACTTTATTTTCCCGATAGAAGAAATCATTGCAGTACTTTCACAGGGAATGACACTTGAGCCAGGGGATATCATAGCAACCGGAACACCAGCAGGCGTAGGCAAAGGCTTCAAGCCGCCAAGGTTCCTAAAGGCTGGAGATACAATTGAAATTACTGTTGAAGGGATTGGAACATTGCGTAACAAAGTGGAGAGTTAATCGTAGCCTGGCCAGTTTATTTTAGTTTTTTTGGCGACGTTATGATATGATATTTTAGAATTTACTATTAGGAGGACGGGTACATGATACATGCCCATATGACAGCCTGGTTTTTGGCTCTTGTTTTATTCTTCGTAGCACTGGGACTACATAAAAGCGGTAAGGAAAAAGGCGCTAAAATTGTCCAGATGGTCCTTAGACTGTTTTACGTGCTGATTCTATTGACTGGCTTCTGGCTTCTTTTCAGCATCAATATCAGCCTGATGTATGTACTGAAAGCAGCAGTAGGCCTGTGGGTTATCGCAATGCTGGAAATGATCTTAATCCGTACAAAAAAGAACGAAAAAGCGTCTGTATTGTGGATTCAATTTATTGTCGCAGTTCTTCTTGTACTATATCTAGGTTTTTCACTTCCACTTGGAACATATTTGTTCTAATAGTGAATTGTCGAAAGAAAGCTGTCTTTATAGGCAGCTTTTTCTTTTTTTGTCATATCTTAACCCTATCAAATATGATAATTTAAGAGATAGGGATATTGGAGAAATATAATTAATTGGAGAATGCAATGGCTACGACAAAAAGCTGCGTTTACGAAAATGACCAACAACTTAATAGCTTTATAGAGGGCAATTCATTCAAGGGCCACCGCAATCTATTGGTGCAGATCTTTTACAGTCATAAAGAAAAAAGAAAGCTTCAGCACCTTGAGCAGCTGCTTAAAAAACAGCTTCCTGTTTCTGCTTTGTTGAATTGTGAAGCAGCGGACTGCTTTACAGAAAAGGAACAGTGTATCGTGTCTTTTACTGTTTTCGATAAACAAGAACTCAATCCTATTCTGCAAGATCAGTACACCATCAACACATTGAACTCTTTAGTGGAAACCTCACAGCAAGACATCCTTCACCTAAACGAAAGCCTCAAAGTTTCCGAGCAATACTACCGATCGCTGTTTGACAACAATGGAGATTTTGTCTATTCAACAGATTTGGCAGGCAATTTCACAAGTATCAATCAGGCATTCATGAAAACCTTTGGCTACAGCGAAATTGAGCTAATCGGCAGGTCCGCGCTCGATTTTATCAAAAAGGAAGACGTGAACCGTGCCAAAATGCATTTCATTCAGGCACTTAAAGGGAAAGATCAGACTTATACAATAGAAATCCCGATCAAGAGCGGCGAAACACAGATTTTTCAGATTAAAAATATTCCTATTACGATAAATGGTTCATGTGTAGGAACGTATGGAATTGGCCGGAATATTACCATTCAGAAAAAAACGGAAGAAAAGATTATACAGCTTGCTTATTATGACCAGGATACGGGATTGCCGAACAGGATGAGGTTTACCGAACAGCTCGAAGAAATGATTCACCGTGCCAGGCATAAAAAAGAACTGCTTGCCGTACTTGTCATTGATATTGACCGCTTCAAAATCATCAATGACAGTCTGGGGCATTATGCCGGGGATATTGTTTTAAAAGAGCTGGCCGAAAGAATCGAGGGTCGACTCCCGGCAGGAGCTTATCTTGGCAGGTTCAGCGGCGATAAGTTTACGCTGATGCTGACAGAGAATGTCAGTATCGATCAAACGACAAGAACAGCCAGGGAACTGCAGAATATTATATCCATGCCTCTGTCTTATCAAAATCAGGAGTTCATTGTTACGGCCAGCATTGGGATCAGCTCCTTTCCAGGGGATGGTCTGGATGAGCATATACTGCTGAAAAATGCTGATATTGCGATGAACCGTTCGAAAAATCAAGGCGGGAATAAAATTACTTACTTCTCAACCGGAATGAACGATCAGGCAATGGTCCGGCTTGAGCTTGAGAGCTATTTAAGGAAAGCGCTTCAAAAAAATGAATTCCATCTTTGCTACCAGCCGCTGATGGACTTGAAATCCGGGGAGATTACCTGTACAGAAGCACTTATCCGCTGGCAGCATCCGCATCTTGGAATGGTTTCGCCGGCACAGTTCATTCCTCTTGCTGAGGAAACTGGATTGATTGAGGAAATCGGGGAATGGGTGCTGACCACAGCATGTGTCCAGACGAAAGAATGGCAGCAAAATGGATTCCCGAATCTCGGTATCTCGGTTAATGTATCCGCCTATCAGTTTCAGCAGCATGCTTTTATTGGACAGGTGATTAAAGCTTTGGAAACATCTAAGCTTGAGCCGGTATTCCTTTCCCTGGAACTGACAGAGAGTGCGATGCTGAAAGATATAGCCTATAGCATTTCGGTCATGAAATCGTTACAGGAACTTGGAGTAAAGGTTTCGATTGATGACTTCGGGACAGGATATTCCTCTTTAAGTTATTTGCGCAATTTGCCGATTGACACGCTAAAAATCGATCAATCATTCATCAATAATCTTCATGACGACCCATCTGATATTGCAATTGTCAAAGCAATCATCACTATGGGCAAGGGACTTTCCGTTAAAATTGTCGCAGAGGGCGTAGAAACATATGAACAGCTGAATCTTTTGAGGGATATGGACTGCCATTATGCACAGGGCTATTACATTCAAAAACCCTTGGACATTGCGGCCTTTGAAAAAGGGTTCAGGACGATGGAGAATGTTGTGTATTCAGTGAAATAAAGATGGAGCCTGCACATTGTGCAGGCTCTGTTTTATTTAGGAGATAAGAAAGTATAAATCTTACTTCCAGAATTGTCCAGCTCCAGCGCCTAGCCAGTTTTCATCCCAGAGAGTGCTTCTTAGACTATCTTGCGAGAAGCGTTAGCTTTGAGCAGCTCGAGTCGCTTGTCTAGCTGCGGCTCCTAACTCCTCAGACGTTTCGGTCCTGCCAATGAAGTCAAAGAGCGACTTCATTGGCAGGCCCTCCAGCGCTTGTCGGGCTGACCAAGGCGCTTGCGCTTTTCTTATGAAATCCTCTCGATAACGGTCCGTTTCCCGTTGTTCAAGGTCAATTCAAATCTGTCATTTTGAGTTTCAAAGTAATCAAAGTGGTGCTGGACACTGCAGATGTATTCTTCATTATCAAGAATCAAAAAATTGACTCCTGAAACCCCTTTGTCGTGATCAAGGAACGTCAGGTGGTTATAGCAATAGATGCAATCATAGATTGAAAAATTGAGCGAATTCAATGTATTGATAAATTGGACAAACGCTTCATCATTAAGCTCATCAAGCAAACGCTCGAACGAATAGATCAGCTGTTTCCTGATTCTGATCATTTCCTGATCCTGCAAAGTGATTTTTTCGTTGCCGGTCTGAATGCTGCCGTTATCCAGCAAAAAACCCTTGCACCATTTATTGTTTCGCTGCACTTCAACCTCTTGATGGATGAATTCATCGACGAGTGCAGCCTCTTCTGTTTCTTCATCAAAGAAAACCCATTGTGAATTAATATATTCTACTGTCCCGGCATTAAATGCCCGGGGCTGGAATTCAATTAGATTGCTTCGTTGTTGTCGATTCATTTGGATCCTCCGTTAATTATCGCTCACCTTCTTTGTAGACAGATTTTGGCGAATTTATAACATAATCTAAAAGATAGGCAATTAACCAGTTGAGATGTAATTGCATAAGATGAGTAATGCTTAAGCAATGGTCAATATTCTGAAAGTGCTTATTGTCATCAAAAAGTTCCGCTGAAAGGAATGATCAAAAAATGTGTGGAATAACTGGCTGGGTAGATTATCGTAAAAATTTGGATCATGAACGTGAGACCATGGCAAAGATGGCGGAAACTTTGAGTAAAAGAGGTCCCGACGATACAAATATATGGACTTCGGGGCATGCTGGGCTGGGTCATAAAAGACTGGTGGTTGTCGATCCTGAGGGCGGCAAACAGCCAATGACCAGAACACAAGGAGATAACCGTTATACCATTTGTTATAACGGAGAACTTTATAATACGGAAGACCTCAGAAAAGCACTGCTATTAAAAGGATATTCTTTTAACGGTCATTCTGATACAGAGGTTTTGCTTACTTCTTTCATGGAATGGAAAGAAAACTGCCTGGAACATTTAAATGGGATTTTCGCCTTTGCTGTATGGGATCACCAGCAGGAACAGCTGTTCATCGGCCGCGACAGGCTTGGCGTGAAGCCATTATTTTTCCTTGAAACAGCATCTGGTCTTATGTTTGCTTCTGAACAAAAGGCGCTGCTAGCTCATCCAGAGGTGAAGACTGAGGTAGGCAGGGAAGGACTTTGTGAGGTGTTTGGGCTTGGGCCATCCCGTTCTCCCGGGGCAGGGATCTTTAAGAATATGAAGGAGCTTCGGCCGGGCCATGGATTGATTTTTCGAAAAATGGGCTGAAAACCTGGAGATATTGGAATGTGAAGAGCGAGGAGCACACTGATAGCCTTGAAGAAACAGCTGAAAAGGTCCGGGATCTGTTCACAGATGCTGTCACCAGACAACTTGTTTCAGATGTGCCTCTGTGCACCTTTCTCTCCGGCGGCCTGGATTCAAGCGCCATTACCGCAATTGCTGCTAACCATTACAAGTCGGAGGGAAAAGGAAGCCTTCATACCTATTCCATCGATTACGAAGGCAATGACAAGTATTTCAAGGAAAATGAATTCCAGCCAAATGCAGATGCCTTCTGGATCAATAAAATGACGGAAACATATGGCACCATCCATCATAACAGTATTATCTCACAGCATGATCTGGCAGACTTTCTGACAGAAGCTGTTCATGTCCGGGACCTGCCGGGAATGGCAGACATCGACTCCTCGCTCCTCTGGTTCTGCCGTGAAATCAAACAGGATTTTACTGTAGGACTTTCTGGAGAATGTGCAGACGAGATTTTTGGCGGCTATCCATGGTTCCACAGAGAGGAAGACCTGAATAGACCTGGTTTTCCGTGGATGCGGTCGATTAATGAGCGCCAAAACATGCTGAGGGACCACTGGAGGAAAAAGTTGAATCTTGAAGAGTATATGATGGCAAAATACAACGATACAATTGCGGAGGTTCCAGTTCTTGATGGCGAGAATCATAGCGATGCCAAACGGAGACAATTATTCTATCTAAATATTATCTGGTTCATGACAACACTGCTTGACCGCAAGGACCGGATGAGCATGGGGGCGAGCCTGGAAGTGAGGGTGCCTTTCGCCGACCACCGCCTTGTTGAATATGTCTGGAACATCCCCTGGGAAATGAAGATGCACGGTAACAGAGAAAAAGGGATCTTGCGCAAAGCATTGGAGGGCACATTGCCTGATGAAGTTTTGTACCGTAAAAAGAGTCCATATCCGAAGACTCACCACCCGGCCTATACACAGGCAGTGCAGGGAATGCTCTCAGATTTCATGGCCGATTCGAACAGTGCGCTGCATGAATTCTTCGACAGGGCCACACTGCAAAAAATGATAGAGTCCGAGGGTGCATCCTTCAAAGTGCCATGGTTTGGCCAGCTGATGACAGGTCCGCAGCTGTTGGCTCAGTTAGCACAAATTCATATCTGGTTCAGGGATTACAATATCAATATAGCAGACTAAAAAAGCAAGCCCGAAAATTGGGCTTGCTTAAATTTTTCATATTTTTAGGCCTCTAATGCGCTCGGCTCCTTTTCGGATAAGGGGATTTTCCCAGATGAACGGATGATCTAGTTTATAAAATGACAAAATTAGCTTTTATGTATCGAAAAATTCTGTAAAATAAACAGTAAGTAAAATTTGAGAGAGGTAGCTTCAGTGGAACTGAGCAGAATGAGCCTATGGGATAGTTTATGAAATGATAGTGAAACCATTTACGTCATTGGAATACATAGATTAAGGACAGATGGAAGAACAATGAAAAAAGGAGGGTTCTATAACATGTGGGATAACAGGTTGACAGAGTTATTGAATATTGAATTCC
It contains:
- a CDS encoding YisL family protein, producing MIHAHMTAWFLALVLFFVALGLHKSGKEKGAKIVQMVLRLFYVLILLTGFWLLFSINISLMYVLKAAVGLWVIAMLEMILIRTKKNEKASVLWIQFIVAVLLVLYLGFSLPLGTYLF
- a CDS encoding DUF2777 domain-containing protein, translated to MNRQQRSNLIEFQPRAFNAGTVEYINSQWVFFDEETEEAALVDEFIHQEVEVQRNNKWCKGFLLDNGSIQTGNEKITLQDQEMIRIRKQLIYSFERLLDELNDEAFVQFINTLNSLNFSIYDCIYCYNHLTFLDHDKGVSGVNFLILDNEEYICSVQHHFDYFETQNDRFELTLNNGKRTVIERIS
- a CDS encoding GGDEF domain-containing phosphodiesterase; protein product: MATTKSCVYENDQQLNSFIEGNSFKGHRNLLVQIFYSHKEKRKLQHLEQLLKKQLPVSALLNCEAADCFTEKEQCIVSFTVFDKQELNPILQDQYTINTLNSLVETSQQDILHLNESLKVSEQYYRSLFDNNGDFVYSTDLAGNFTSINQAFMKTFGYSEIELIGRSALDFIKKEDVNRAKMHFIQALKGKDQTYTIEIPIKSGETQIFQIKNIPITINGSCVGTYGIGRNITIQKKTEEKIIQLAYYDQDTGLPNRMRFTEQLEEMIHRARHKKELLAVLVIDIDRFKIINDSLGHYAGDIVLKELAERIEGRLPAGAYLGRFSGDKFTLMLTENVSIDQTTRTARELQNIISMPLSYQNQEFIVTASIGISSFPGDGLDEHILLKNADIAMNRSKNQGGNKITYFSTGMNDQAMVRLELESYLRKALQKNEFHLCYQPLMDLKSGEITCTEALIRWQHPHLGMVSPAQFIPLAEETGLIEEIGEWVLTTACVQTKEWQQNGFPNLGISVNVSAYQFQQHAFIGQVIKALETSKLEPVFLSLELTESAMLKDIAYSISVMKSLQELGVKVSIDDFGTGYSSLSYLRNLPIDTLKIDQSFINNLHDDPSDIAIVKAIITMGKGLSVKIVAEGVETYEQLNLLRDMDCHYAQGYYIQKPLDIAAFEKGFRTMENVVYSVK
- a CDS encoding DUF418 domain-containing protein → MEINGQVSGNRVISIDRMRGFSLLGIFLINMISFHSPYFYIEPETWWGGTENLFAYRFIDLFIQASFYPLFSMLFGYGLVILRERSLEKGLSFNPLVLRRLSILLLIGVIHAFLIWPGDILITYAVCGFVFLLFIGWSAKRLFIAGLGLYIVPNVLLLLMLGAASAIDGGEGFSMYDAQAAEQSITIYQTGSFAEVTHHRITEWYQNNNLVGLFLYLITILPLFMIGAGAAKLKLFENVRDKRRKLAAAAAVLAALGLLIKAIPYLYGKTMMTDYMQDVFGGAMLAMAYSLIIALVSELKQFDRFFYPMEAAGRLSISNYLFQSIVSTMIFYSYGLGYYGEVSIFSGSILALIIYILQLAYSSWWVKRFYYGPVEWLWRNGTYLKKQPFKKGRA
- a CDS encoding spore germination protein — protein: MPAIVGVAQVISLGNSSVFHIGDVYRISPVSNAKTFSGAGSFNTGDGLTVYNNQSSTNTYDPDAVDQGNYLNV
- a CDS encoding spore germination protein GerPB; its protein translation is MNFYIQQSININLLKVDGITNSSVLQIGSAGMIKPVSYLYNTGGFTAPAPEAVHPTEISTGMEGISGGTLEAPAVPLQAPVREN
- a CDS encoding DNA topology modulation protein gives rise to the protein MEKIIIIGCGGAGKSTLARKLGQVLNIKVYHLDAIYWKPGWVMTEKDEWKSLIKHMIEKESWILDGNYGSTMDLRASAADTIIFLDYSATRCLYGVFKRRIMYHGRTRPDMNEGCPERLDWDFIKWVAQYKRKKVPGIMAKLEEFKYQGKEIYHLTNPRETEAFLEGLINKGRII
- a CDS encoding fumarylacetoacetate hydrolase family protein translates to MKFVTFKNESGQSIGVVNAEGSHLLPLADAYEKMGGKSALPSDMIEAITQGEIFYQEAEKIVHWVSENNLDSELYIPLESVELLAPIPRPAKNIFCVGKNYAEHAIEMGSKDDIPEHIMVFTKAPTTVIAHDQTILAHSELTEQLDYEGELAVVIGKKGMGVKREEALDYVFGYTVLNDVTARDLQAKHKQFFIGKSLDTTCPMGPWIVHKSAIANPNNLDIKTAVNGEVRQDSNTENFIFPIEEIIAVLSQGMTLEPGDIIATGTPAGVGKGFKPPRFLKAGDTIEITVEGIGTLRNKVES
- a CDS encoding long-chain-fatty-acid--CoA ligase, translated to MNVPLLLNQFLDRAVALYGNKKAIFSEDRAHTYNELNERVNRLSDGLRKLGVCKGDRIAYLAPNSIEMLEGFYGVFQLGGVMVPLNIRLKPDDYLFILNHSESKVLFVDQDLYHLIQPIKDQLESVQHIIVHYKEDSLDEINYDEWLSQQSADTFRREELDENDVCSLLYTSGTTGNPKGVMLTHRNNYIHALSTMHHLRVSDEDVLLHVLPMFHVNGWGSPFYYTANGASQVCLRKTTPETIFNALEKHKVSVMHMAPTVLNALLQYYEKNVPTIEQQVRVVIAGSAPPPAFVTRVEKELGWEFIQVYGMTESSPLSTISTVRSHLKQLPLNEQYRMKAKAGVSMIGSQVKVVNDHGDEVAHDGKEIGEVITRSNGVMKGYWKNEEATMETIRNGWLHTGDMATVDEYGNIDIVDRKKDVIISGGENISSIEVEGVLYDHPSVLEAAVIAVPHEKWGETPHAYIVLRENEQVTEQDLIAFSREKLAHFKAITGVTFVKELPKTASGKIQKVHLRNEYWEANGKTGRFVN